ACGGGGTCAGGTCGGTCGAGATACCGCGAGGCTGAGCGACGCCGGCCACGTTGCTTGCATGGGTTTTTTCATTGTGGTATACTTCTAGCAGAGATTGGGTTTTATCGGATGTAGCGAGGCAGAGTGGGTTGAACGACCCACTATTTGTTTGGACTGGAAAACGGGGTCAATTGGAGCGGGTGTGTGATCGAGTGAAGATCAGGGACGTGGAGAAGGCGCTTGAAGATCTGGCGCGGCCGATCGTCCAGGGGATGGGCCTGTCGCTCATCGAGGTGAGGTTGGCGAGGGAAGGCCCCAGGTGGGTCCTTCGCGTTGTAATCTACAGGCCGGAGGGTGTCGGCCTCGAGGACTGCGAAAAGGTCAGCGAGCGTCTTTCGCCGGTCCTCGACGAAGCCGACCTGATCGAGACGAGCTACAGCCTCGAGGTTTCGTCGCCTGGCCTCGAGCGCGTCTTTCGCAGGCTTGAGGAGTACGAGGTGTTCAAGGGACACCGCGTGTACGTGTCGACCTACGCGCCCGTCGAAAGGGCTGGCAGGGAGATCCGGGGGGCGCTCGGTGGCCTCGTGCGCGACGGGGCGAACGGCGTCGACTCGGTGAGGGTCGTGCTGGACGACGGTGAAGAGGTAGTCATCCCTCTGAAGAACGTTGCGAAGGCCAGGCTGGACGAGGTGGATTTCCTACCGGCCGCAAAGAGGGGAGGCCGAAGACGTGAACGCTGAGTTCATCACCGCGATCGACGAGATCGAGAAGACCAAGGGAATAGCGAAGGACGTGCTTCTGGAGGCGATCGAGGCCGCGCTGATATCGGCGTACAGGAGGAATTTCGGGTCGTCCCAGAACGTTCGCGTTCACATAGACAGGGAGACCGGCGAGATCAGGGTATTCTCCCGCCGGGTGGTCGTCCCCGAGGTAACCGACCCGCGGCTCGAGGTCTCACTGGGCGAGGCCCGGGAACTCGACCCCAACTACCAGGAGCACGACGTGGTCGAGACGGAGGTCACGCCGAAGGACTTCGGGCGCATAGCGGCGCAGACCGCCAAACAGGTGGTTGTGCAGCGCATCCGCGAGGCGGAGAGGGGTATCATCTACGAGGAGTTCTCCAGCCGTGAGGGCGACATCGTCACCGGTATCGTGCACAGGCAGGAGAACAGGAACATCATGATCGACCTCGGGAAGGCCGAGGCCGTGCTTGCCCCGAACGAGCAGATCCCCGGCGAGCTGTACAGGCAGGGGGAGCGCCTCAAAGCGTACATCCTCGAGGTGAGGAAGACCACCAAGGGGCCGCAGATCATGGTTTCGAGGACCCACCCCGGGCTGCTCAAGCGGCTGTTCGAGTTCGAGGTGCCGGAGATCCACGATGGCGTCGTCGAGATCAAGGCGATAGCGCGCGAGGCGGGGTCACGGTCGAAGGTCGCCGTGTGGTCCAGGGACGACGCAATCGACCCCGTGCGCGCGTGCGTTGGGCCGAAGGGCGTTCGCGTGCAGGCGGTGGTCAACGAGCTCAAGGGCGAAAAGATGGACATCGTCCGCTGGTCGCCGTATGTCGAGGAGTTCATCGCCAACTCGCTGAGCCCCGCGAAGGTTGTCACGGTGCAGATTAACGAGGAGGGCAAAGTCGCGCGGGTCATAGTCCCCGACTACCAGCTCTCTCTCGCCATCGGGAAAGAGGGGCAGAACGCGCGCCTCTCCGCGAAGCTCACAGGCTGGCGGATCGATATAAGGAGCGAGTCTCAGATTGCGGCCGCGCAGGAACGCGATGAGATGGCCGCCGATGTGTACGGCGCCGGTGGAAGCGACGCGGTTGAGGGAGACGGGGCTCCGGCAGGTGACCACGAGGACCTCGGACCTGGCGACGGCGTTCCCGAGGAGGGCGACGGCCGCGACGGGGGGGTGTAACGGTTGGGCAAGCAGGTATTTAAGCCCAGGAAGGTACCCCAGAGGACCTGTGTGGGTTGTCAGAGTGTCAAGGCCAAGAAGGAACTCATCAGGATCGTCAGGACTCCTGACGGGATAATTGACGTGGACGCGACCGGCAAGAAGTCCGGTCGAGGGGCGTACCTGTGCGCAGACTCCGCATGTCTGGACAAGGCCGTCAAGGGGAAGCGCCTGGAGAAGGCTCTGGGCGTTGCAGTGGATGGTGAATTGATCGACAGGGTTCGTGGACTTCTCCAGCGCCCCTCAACCAAGCCGGAGGTGAAGTGATGAACGAAAAGATCAGAGTTTACGAGCTAGCGAAAGAGATGCTCGTTGATAGCAAGGTCGTACTCAAGGTGCTCAGCCAGCTCAGCGTGGAAGCGAGGAACCACATGAGCACGATGGACGCTGAGACCGCGCAGAAGGTCAGGGATGTCCTGACCGGAAAGCTGAAGCTCCAGAAGACGAAGAAGGAGCGGGTCGAAAAGCCGGCTCAGCAGCCGGTTCGACCCCCGATACCCAGACCGGCGCCCAGGCCCGTCGAAATGGACGCGCCACCGAGGCCTCCGGCGCAGGGTAAGGTGATAGGTAAGGGCCCGGTGGCGAGGCCGTACTCGAGGCCGCCACAACACGGGGGGCAGTATCCGGCTCAGCAGCGCCCGCCGATAATCAGGCCGGCGGGTCCGGCCGCGAGGCCCGCGTTTCCGCAGGGGGCACCGCCGCAGGCCGCCGGACCAGGAGCCGGTGTTGCACGGGTTCCGCCGAGGCCTGCGAGCGCGTTGCCGGGCACACCCTCAAAGCCCGCCGGTGGGGCTGTGACTCCGCAAAGGACGGGCGGGTTCCCCGCGTATCCGGCGGGCGGACAGGCGAGACCTGGCGTCGTGAGGCCGCCGGCCGCCACTGGTCCGGTGCGTCCGGCGCAGGCACCCCAGCCACCGCTCCCGCCGCAGAGGCCACCGGCGGCGCCGGCTCAAGGCGCCCAGGGTCCGGCGGCGCAGCAGCAGCCGAGGCCCGCGCGGCCTGTAAGGCCGTTCCAGGCTGGCGCTCCGCAGCGTCCGCAGCCGAGGGAGGGCATGCGCCCGTCATTCCCTGGTGGTGGGCCCGGTGCAGGCGGCCAGAGGCCGGCGGGTGGATCGTTCGTTCAGGGAAGACCTGGGCCAAGGCCTGGTGGGTTCCAGCCGGCGCAGAGGCCGGGGGCCCCGCGACCGCAGCCGGGCTACGGTGGACCGAGACCCGGGGCGGGACCGAGACCCACATTCGGGCCGGGCGCGGGCGGACAGAGACGACCGGGTGGCCCGGGAGGTCCTGTGCAAGGACCGCAACGGCCCCAGCAGGGTCAGAGAGGCCAGAAGAGGCGAGACTACCATGGTGGAAGATCCGGCGGCGGGGACCGCAGGACTCCCGGATTCCGCGAGGGGCTCCTCACGAGTCGTCCTCCGAGGATGGGTGGAGGCGCGCAGCCCAGGCCGGTGCCCAGGGGACCGAGAGCGGTGAGCCTCGAGGGACCGCTCATGGTCAAGGAACTCGCGATGAAGATGGGGATCACCGCCGCAGAGGTGATCAAGAAGCTTATTTCGCTCGGCGTGATGGCCGCCATCAACCAGCAGATCGACGTTGAGACGGCTACCATCGTGGCCCAGGAAATGGGATACGAGGTGACCGTGAAGACGCCCGAGCTCAGCAAGGAGGAACTCCTCGAGGCCGAGCTGGATAAGGAAGACGCCGCCGAGGACCTGAAACCCAGGCCGCCCGTGGTGACGGTTATGGGTCACGTCGACCACGGTAAGACTTCGCTCCTGGACGCGATCAGGAAGACCAAGGTGGCGGCGGGAGAGGCGGGCGGCATAACTCAGCACATCGGCGCCTCGGTTGTGGACTGGAAGGATCGGAAAGTTGTATTTCTGGACACTCCGGGCCACGAGGCGTTCACCGCCATGAGGGCGCGCGGCGCAAAGGTTACGGACATAGCGGTACTCGTGGTGGCGGCGGACGACGGCCCGATGCCGCAGACCATCGAGGCCATGAACCACGCCCGCGCTGCGAAGGTCCCGGTTATCGTGGCGATAAACAAGATGGATAAGCCGGACGCCAGGCCGGACATGGTGAAGCAGAAGCTGTCGGAACAGGGTCTGGTCCCGGAGGAGTGGGGCGGCGATACCGTGTACGTCCCCGTCTCCGCGAGGCAGGCAACTGGCCTCGACCAGCTGCTCGACATGATACTGCTCGTGGCCGACGTCCAGGAATTGAAGGCGAACCCGGAGAAGCGCGCGGTGGCGACAGTGGTCGAAGCGCAGCTCGACAAGGGCCGCGGTCCCGTGGCCACGGTGCTGGTGCAGTCGGGCTCGCTGAGGGTTGGAGACTGTGTGGTGACAGGGTCGGCGTACGGGCGCGTACGCGCGATGACGGACGACCGCGGGAGGCGCGTGAAGAAGGCGGCGCCGTCCATGCCGGTCGAGGTTACGGGGCTTTCGGAGGTACCCAACGCCGGAGACGTCCTTCAGGTTGTCGAGGACGAGAAGACTGCCAAGGAAGTCGCCACGTCGAGAGCGGCAAGGAGGAGGGCATCGGAGCTCCAGGTGTCGAGCAGGATGAGCCTCGAGGACCTGGCGAACCGGGTCAAGGAAGGCGAGGTCCAGGAGCTCAAGCTCATTGTGAAGGCCGACGTGCAGGGGTCGTCCGAGGCGCTCAAGCAGGCGTTTGACAAGCTGGACATGAAGGAAGTGCGGATATCCATTATCCACAGCGGTGTCGGCGGAATAACCGAATCCGACGTCATGCTGGCCGCCGCGTCAGGCGCTATCATAATCGGGTTCAACGTCCGACCGGACAGCAACGCCAGGCACGTGGCGGACGAGCAGAAAGTGGACATAAGGACCTACCGTATAATCTACGAGGCCGTGGAGGACATCCAGGCGGCGATGAAGGGCATGCTGAAGCCCAAGCTCAAGGAGACCGTCCTCGGCAGGGCGGAGGTCAGGCAGCTTTTCCGCATCCCGAAGATCGGCACTGTGGCGGGTTGCTACGTGACCGAGGGGAAGATCACGAAGGGATCTACCCTAAGGGTCGTTCGCGACGGCGTAGTTGTCCACGAGGCCCCCGTCGACTCGCTCAAGAGGTTCAAGGATGACGTGCGCGAGGTCGCGTCGGGGTACGAGTGCGGGATCAGCGTCGAGAGGTTCCAGGATGTGAAGGAAGGGGACATCCTCGAGGCGTTCGTGATCGAGGAGGTCAAGCCCGCCTGAGGAGTAGCGCGAGAGGGGACGCCCTTTGGTAGTAGGCTCGCTGAGGATTGAACTTACGCTACCGGGTAACGATTCTCTCAAAGGCAAGCGAAGGGTAGTAAGGAGCCTGGTAGATCGCATAAGGTCGAAATTCGGTGTGGCGGCGGCCGAGGTGGACTGCCTCGACTCATGGCAGGTGGCGTGCCTGGGTTTCGCGTGCGTCAGCAACGACGCAGTCCTCGCCAGCGACGTGCTGTCGAGGATCCTGCGGTGGGTCGAGGACAACCACGACGGTTCCGTCACGAATCATGAGATCAGGCTGGGCTGACAGGTTAAGTGCTGCGCGTTTTGCGGGGGGTTCGATATGTCGTTGCGCGGCGGACGTGTGGCGGAAGCGATGAAGGAAGAGATAAGCGACATCATCCACAACCACCTCAAGGACCCGCGGATTGGTTTCGCGAGTATAACAGGGGTGGAGGTTTCGGGTGACCTGAGGCACGCGCGGGTGTTCGTCAGCGTGCTGGGTGACGACCGGCAGAAGCAGGACACCCTTCGTGGGCTCGAGAGCGCGGTGGGTTTTGTCCGGTCCGAGATCGGAAAGCGCATAAGGATGAGGCATACGCCCGAGATCGTGTTCAAGCTCGACGAATCGATCGAACGGGGCATCCGGGTATCCAGGCTCATAGATCAGGAAAAGAGGGGCGGGCAGTGAAAGGCCTGCCCCTTCTGCTATCCGTATTCAGAAACGAAAGCGATTTCGTACTGGTGCCGCACGTCTCGCCAGACGGTGACAGCATCGGGTCGTGCCTGGCCCTGGGACTTGCGCTTGTGCGCAGGGGGAAGAAGGCGCAGGTCGCGCTGGACGAGGCGTTTCCATCGAGATACGGCTTCTTGCCCGGGGCAGTGGAAGTCCGGCCATCGTCGCCGAAGGTTGGGCGCTACATCGTGGTCACCCTGGACTGCACGGACCTGTCCCGGTGCGGTGTGCGCCCGGAACTGATCCAAGGGGCGTCCGCTATCGTCAACATCGATCACCACGTTTCAAACTCCTTTTTCGGGGACTACCAGTTGGTCGACAGCGCCGCGTCGGCGGTGGGCGAGATCGTGTTCGACCTCCTTCAGGAGCTCGGCTGGGGGATCACCGCAGGCGAGGCGACGTGCCTGTACACCGCAATAATAACCGACACCGGTTCGTTCAGGTTTGAGAACACCACCTCCAGGTGCCTCGAGGTATGCGCGTCGCTCGTCAGGGCCGGGGCCAGGCCTAGCAGGATCGCGGAAGAGGTATACGAGACCGCGTCGCTTCCGGCGACCGTACTCCTGGGGAAGGCGCTGTCGAGCCTGAGGCTGGACGACACGGGGCGCGTCGCGTGGATGACCATTTCTGCCGCGGACTTCGAGTCCGCAGGGGCATCGAATGAGGATACGGAAGGGATAGTCAATTACGCAAGGATGGTTGAGGGAGTGGAAGTCGGAGTCCTGTTCAAGGAGCTAGGAGACCGGCAGGTGCGCGTGGCGTTAAGGTCGAGACGGTCCGTGAACGTCAGCAGGATCGCCTCGCTGTTCGGAGGAGGCGGACACCCCCGCGCGGCGGGCTGTACCGTGGCCGGGTCCGTGGAAGACGCGTACTCGGCTGTGATCCCCGAGGTGCTCAGGGCTGTCAAGGAAATGGACAAGGCCGTGGGCGGAGTTGTTCGCGATGCGGCGGAATCCTGAAGTGCAGGGGGCGGCGATGCCCGTTGGACCCGACGGAGTTTTGAACCTCCTGAAGCCCCCGGGCATGACTTCCCACGACATCGTCTACCGCGTCAGGAGACTGGGTTTTCCAAAGGCGGGGCATACGGGGACGCTCGACCCCGGAGCCGCCGGCGTCCTGCCGGTCTGCGTGGGCAGGGCCACGAGGATATCCGAGTACCTCGGCGCCCTCGGGAAGGGGTACCGCGCCGAGATTACCCTCGGGGTTACCACGAGCACCGACGACGGTTCGGGTGCGGTAGTTTCCAGGACTGACGCATCTCAGGTTACGAACGACGATGTCGAGCAGGCCCTCGTGAGGTTCGTCGGTGAAATGGAGCAGGTGGCGCCGGTTCTTTCGGCAAAGAAGTTCCGGGGCGTCCGGTCCTACGACATTGTGAGGGCCGGTGGGGTCCCTGAGCGCCGTACGGTGAGGGTCCGTGTCTACGCCGCGAAGCTCGTACGGTTCGAACCCGGCGCGGTGGCGCGCGCCACGGTGGACATCTCGTGCTCCAGCGGGACATACGTCAGGAACATCTGCTCCGACCTGGGTCGAGCGTTGGGCTGCGGCGGGTATATGTCGTTCCTCCTCCGCACGCGAAGCGGCCCGTTCCGCCTCGCGGACGCGCTGACCCTTGAGGAGATGTCTTCAGCGCTGGAGGGGGGGCTCCCGGCTTCCGAGACTGCAGGTCCTGGTTGCGCGGGGGCGGGTCCGCTCGCCCGCGGCTTCGCAGGCATGGCGGAGGCGCTCTCGTTCATGCGCGGCGCCGTGCTGGCGGCGCCGGCCGTTGAAAGGGTATTGAATGGGCATGCCCCGTCCGTGGAAGACGTCCTCCGGTGGGTGAGCGCCGTTTCAACCCGGGCCGGAGACGTTGAGGGCGCCTTACCCGGCGACGAGGGGCTTTTCCCGGGGCTCGTGAGACTCATATCGGAGGAGGACAGGCTTGTGGGGATAGCGAGGGTTGACGGATCGCCCTGGAGCGAAGCCGGCAGTATCGCCCTCGAGAAGGTATTCCCGTGATGCCGTAGGCACGATGTCAGACGACACGCTCACCAATTCGCACGATGACGGACTGCAGGGGATCCCGCACGTCGTGTTCAACCTCGATGAAGCCGCCTCCGGCCCAGGGCCGAGGGCGGTGGCGGTGGGTTTCTTCGACGGCGTGCACGCCGGTCACCAGGCGATCATCCGCAGGCTCGTGAGCGAGGCGCAGGGAACGGACCTGCTCCCGACCTGCCTGACGTTCGAACCCCACCCGTTGCAGGTTGTGGGCAACGGCCCGGGTGGACCGCCGATGCTCACCACTCTGGAGGAGAAAGTCTCGATAATGAACCGCATGGGTGTTAGGCAGTGCGTGGTCGCGCCATTCACACCCGAATTCGCTGGGATCAGTCCTTACGAATTCGCGCGAGGGGTACTGAAGGAAAACCTCGACGCACGCGTCGTGCTGGTGGGGTACAACTTCACGTTCGGCAGCGGTGGAACCGCGACTGCTGAGGACCTCGGGCGGCTCGGACGGGACCTCGGTTTTCGGGTCATCATCGTAGAACCCGTGATCGTCTCGGGGGTTCCCGTGTCGAGCACTGCGGTGAGGCAGGCTGTGTCGCGCGGGGACATGGCGGCGGCCCGCGAGATGCTGGGAAGGCCCTATTCCGTCAGTGGGAGGGTTGTCCACGGGGACGGGAGGGGCCGCACGCTCGGGGTCCCGACGGCGAACCTCGATGTCCCGCCGGGGAGGCTGTTGCCCTTGCGGGGGGTATATGCGACGGTCGCGGTCGCGGGCGAATTCCGCGCGGCGTCTGTAACCAACGTGGGGTCGAGGCCAACGTTCCTTGGGTGCGCGGGTCCCGCGACGCCGCTACAGGGCGCGCCGGATGCGGGGCCCGGCGCAGTCCGGGTGGCCGTCGAGACGCACATCCCCGGGTTCTGCGGTGACCTTTACGGCCGGACGCTCGAGGTCCGGTTTCTGAAGAGATTGAGGGACGAGAGGCGGTTCGAGAGAAGGGAGGACCTGGTCAAGCAGGTGCTCGCCGACGCGCTGGCCGCGCTGGATCTCGTCTCACACGACACGCCGGGGGGAGGCTGGTCCGGTGACAGCGTTGAGGGCTTGTGACATCATCCAGAAGAAGCGTGACGGCTTATCCCTTGAAGCGGAAGAGATCCGGTTCATAGTCCACGGGTTCGCGCGTGGCGAGGTCCCCGACTACCAGATGGCGGCGTTCCTGATGGCTGTGTATTTCCGGGGAATGACACCGGAGGAGACCGCGGCGCTGACCATGGCGATGGTGGACTCGGGTGACACCGTCGACCTGTCGGCGCTCCCCGGCCGCAAAGTGGACAAACACAGCACTGGAGGGGTCGGCGACAAGACCAGCCTGGTGCTGGGCCCCATGGTGGCCAGCGCCGGCGCCCTCGTCCCCAAGATGTCCGGGCGCGGGCTCGGCCACACGGGTGGGACCCTCGACAAACTCGAATCCATACCCGGTTTCAGGGTGTCGCTCGGCCTGGACGAGTTGTTGTCGAACGTGCGCAGGGTGGGGATAGCGATAGCGGGTCAGACCGCGAGGCTGGTGCCCGCCGACGGCAAAATGTACGCGCTGCGCGATGTGACCGCGACAGTGGACAGCATCCCGCTGATCGCCTCGAGCGTCATGTCCAAGAAGATAGCCGGGGGCGCGGATGCGATAGTCCTCGACGTCAAGTTCGGGTCCGGGGCGTTCATGAAGACCTACGAGGGCGCGGTCTCGCTCGCCGAGGCCATGGTGCGCATAGGCAGTCTCGTGGGCAGGGAGACAACGGCAGTCATATCCTCGATGGAGCAGCCTCTTGGGGTCGCCGTGGGCAACGCCCTGGAAGTCCGGGAGGCCATCGAGACCCTCTCGGGGCACGGACCGCTGGACCTGCTCGACCTGTGCCTCACGCTCGGCTCGCTGATGCTGGTGGCAGCCGGAAAGGCGCAACACACGGCGGGGGCGCGGCGAATCCTGGAGGACGTTATCGCGTCCGGCGACGCGCTCCGCAAGTTCGCCGCGCTGGTTGAAGCGCAGGGCGGGGACCCCAGAGTAGTCGACGACCCGTCGATCTTGCCGCGTGCGCCGGTTATCACGGCAGTTGAGTCCACTGCGGCGGGTTACGTGGAGGGGATAGACGCCCTCGCGGTAGGAAGGGCGGCCATGGTGATGGGCGCAGGCCGCCAGACGAAGGAGTCACCGGTGGACCATGCGGTCGGCATTGTACTGCTGAAGAAGGTGGGTGACCCCGTGGAGGCCGGCGAGCCGCTCGCGTCGTGCCATTTGCGCGACCTGCCGCAAGCCGGTACGGCGTCCTCGATGGTACGCGCGGCGTTTCGCGTCTCGCGGGCGAAGCCGGTTCCCTCGAAACTCGTCCGCGCAATAGTAACGTGGCGGGGGGTGGAACCGGTATGAGCGTCGCTGCAAACGCCGCGCCTGCGGACCGGGGCACCCAGCCTGCAACCGCTGTTCCCGAGTTCAAGGCGCACGGCCGCGGACTGTCGGAATCCGAGCGGCTGCTGCTCGAGGCGGCGTTCCTTGCGAGGGAGAGGGCCTACGCACCCTACTCCGGCTTCAAGGTCGGGGCCGCCGTGATGTGCTCGGAGGGGCGCCTCGCGAGCGGCTGCAACATAGAGAACGCTTCGTATGGACTGACTGTCTGCGCCGAGCGGGTGGCCGTGTTCAGCGCGGTATCCTCGGGGTGCGCTTCCATCGAGGTGATCGCGGTAGTAGCTGACTGCCCCGAACCGGTAACGCCCTGCGGCGCGTGCCGCCAGGTGCTTGCGGAATTCGCGCCGAAAGCGGTCGTACTCATGGCGAACCTCGAGGGCAGGGTCGCCGTGTCCACGGTGGACTCCCTGTTACCGGGGGCATTCTCGCTCAGGTAAGGGATTCCTGATCAGCGTCCCCCCAATTCGTCTGCGCCACGGACGGCCCCGCAGGAGTGTCCGGGTTCACGTGGAATAGAACGTTGGATGAAAAAGGGTCGCCTGGGTTCGTGTACCCTGAGGCGACCGGGAGGGGGAGTAAGGGTGAACCTCAAGAGAGTCCTGACGCTGGTTGTGATCGCCGCGCTCGTCGCTGGAGTCGCGCTCGGCGGTTGCGCCAAGCAGGAGCCGCCGAAGCCGGCAGCGCCGGAGAAGCCCGCACAGCCCGCGCAGCCGGCCCCGCCGCCGCCACCCGCGCCGAAGAAGCTCAAGGTTGGCCTCGTGTTCGATGTGGGCGGTCGCGGTGACAAGTCGTTCAACGACATGGCGTACGCCGGGCTCGACAAGGGCGCCAAGGACTTCGCCGACAAGATAGAGATCAAGTACCTCGAGCCCTCCGGCGGCGGCGAGAACAGGGAGCAGCTGCTGAGGCTTCTCGCCGAAGACAAGTACGACCTCATCTTCGGTGTCGGGTTCCTGTTCACCGACCACATCGCCAAGGTAGCCAAGGAATACCCCAACGTGAAATTCGGCCTGATCGACGGGTTCGTGCCCGACCTGAAGCCAGAGTCCAACGTGGCCTGCCTCCTCTTCAAGGAGCAGGAGGCGTCGTTCCTGGTTGGAGCGGCCGCGGCGCTCAAAACGAAGACCAGCAAGATAGGCTTCGTCGGCGGCATGAAGATCCCATTGATTGAGCGGTTCGAGATGGGGTACATGGCCGGCGCCAAGTACGTCAACAAGAAGATCGAAATCAAGGGCGCGTACATCGGGACGACGGGCGACGCGTTCAAGGATCCAGTCAAGGGCAAGGAGCTTGCGAACGCCCAGTTCAACTGGGGCGCCGACATCGTTTACCACGCGTCCGGCGCATCGGGCATCGGCGTAATCGAGGCTGCCGCCGCCAAGCAGAAGATGGCGATCGGCGTCGACGCCGACCAGACCCTCACCGCGAAACCCGAGCAGCAGAAGTTCATCCTTACGAGCATGCTGAAGAGGGTTGACGTGGCCGTGTATAATACCATACAGGCCCTCGTTGAGAAGAAATTCCAGGGCGGCTACACGGTGTTCGGCCTCGCCGAGGACGGCGTCGGATACGCGGTCAACGACGTCAACAGGGACATGCTCAAGGACATCCAGCCGAAGCTCGAGGAGATCAAGAAGAAGGTCGTTTCGGGCGAGATCAAGGTTCCGTTCGACAAGAAAACCTACGACGAGTTCGTAAGGAGTCTGAAATAACTCGCGTTGTGGAATGGGCCGGGGGCGGCGGTTATTCCGGCGCCCCCGAAGGGACCGGGCGGGGGTGGAGGTAGATCCACCTCCGATTTTGTCGTCCGAGGGGGAACTCCCGTGCTGGCCTTCAAGGGAATAACGAAGCGCTTTCCCGGGGTCGTGGCCAACTATCGTATCGACCTCGAAATCAACGCCGCCGAGATCCACGCGCTGATAGGGGAGAACGGCGCGGGGAAGAGCACGCTGATGAGGGTGCTCGTCGGCCTCTACCAGCCTGATGAGGGGCAGATCTACCTTCGCGGCAAGCCGGTGTCGATCCCGGGACCGCTCTCCGCGATCCGCCTCGGCATCGGCATGGTGCACCAGCATTTCATGCTCATCCCCAGGTTCACCGTCCTGGAAAACATCATCCTGGGCAACGAGCCGTCTGCCTGCGGCATAATCGATGCCGCGAGGGCGAGGAAGGCGGTCACCGCTCTGTGCGAGCTGTACGACTTCCCCATGCGCCTCGACACGCCCGTTTCCGAACTCTCCGTAGGTGGGCAGCAGCGGGTCGAGATCATGAAAGTGCTGTTCCGCGGGGCCGATGTGCTTGTTCTCGACGAACCCACCGCCGTACTCGCGCCGCAGGAAACGGAGGACCTATTCAGGAACCTCAAGAGTCTCCGCGACCAGGGCAA
This genomic interval from Bacillota bacterium contains the following:
- the ribF gene encoding riboflavin biosynthesis protein RibF; protein product: MSDDTLTNSHDDGLQGIPHVVFNLDEAASGPGPRAVAVGFFDGVHAGHQAIIRRLVSEAQGTDLLPTCLTFEPHPLQVVGNGPGGPPMLTTLEEKVSIMNRMGVRQCVVAPFTPEFAGISPYEFARGVLKENLDARVVLVGYNFTFGSGGTATAEDLGRLGRDLGFRVIIVEPVIVSGVPVSSTAVRQAVSRGDMAAAREMLGRPYSVSGRVVHGDGRGRTLGVPTANLDVPPGRLLPLRGVYATVAVAGEFRAASVTNVGSRPTFLGCAGPATPLQGAPDAGPGAVRVAVETHIPGFCGDLYGRTLEVRFLKRLRDERRFERREDLVKQVLADALAALDLVSHDTPGGGWSGDSVEGL
- a CDS encoding pyrimidine-nucleoside phosphorylase; this translates as MRACDIIQKKRDGLSLEAEEIRFIVHGFARGEVPDYQMAAFLMAVYFRGMTPEETAALTMAMVDSGDTVDLSALPGRKVDKHSTGGVGDKTSLVLGPMVASAGALVPKMSGRGLGHTGGTLDKLESIPGFRVSLGLDELLSNVRRVGIAIAGQTARLVPADGKMYALRDVTATVDSIPLIASSVMSKKIAGGADAIVLDVKFGSGAFMKTYEGAVSLAEAMVRIGSLVGRETTAVISSMEQPLGVAVGNALEVREAIETLSGHGPLDLLDLCLTLGSLMLVAAGKAQHTAGARRILEDVIASGDALRKFAALVEAQGGDPRVVDDPSILPRAPVITAVESTAAGYVEGIDALAVGRAAMVMGAGRQTKESPVDHAVGIVLLKKVGDPVEAGEPLASCHLRDLPQAGTASSMVRAAFRVSRAKPVPSKLVRAIVTWRGVEPV
- a CDS encoding cytidine deaminase, translated to MSVAANAAPADRGTQPATAVPEFKAHGRGLSESERLLLEAAFLARERAYAPYSGFKVGAAVMCSEGRLASGCNIENASYGLTVCAERVAVFSAVSSGCASIEVIAVVADCPEPVTPCGACRQVLAEFAPKAVVLMANLEGRVAVSTVDSLLPGAFSLR
- a CDS encoding BMP family ABC transporter substrate-binding protein yields the protein MNLKRVLTLVVIAALVAGVALGGCAKQEPPKPAAPEKPAQPAQPAPPPPPAPKKLKVGLVFDVGGRGDKSFNDMAYAGLDKGAKDFADKIEIKYLEPSGGGENREQLLRLLAEDKYDLIFGVGFLFTDHIAKVAKEYPNVKFGLIDGFVPDLKPESNVACLLFKEQEASFLVGAAAALKTKTSKIGFVGGMKIPLIERFEMGYMAGAKYVNKKIEIKGAYIGTTGDAFKDPVKGKELANAQFNWGADIVYHASGASGIGVIEAAAAKQKMAIGVDADQTLTAKPEQQKFILTSMLKRVDVAVYNTIQALVEKKFQGGYTVFGLAEDGVGYAVNDVNRDMLKDIQPKLEEIKKKVVSGEIKVPFDKKTYDEFVRSLK